DNA sequence from the Plasmodium vivax scf_6704 genomic scaffold, whole genome shotgun sequence genome:
aattattacttGTTCtattacataatttaatatttttacgtgatatatatattttttatatactaaTTTAAAGTAATACTCTTTATTTTTGAgaggaaatataaaaaactaaaaaaaatttgttccttttaagTTAATATCATCGAATATATAAGatatcattatattaattttgatacataaataagtgtttaaaatttttttttcataaattttaaatatgaaattcTTAGCACAATGTCTGAAAAAAAACCAGAAGACGTAAGcacttattttattgttgatattgaaaattataattttttatatatatactataataTTACTGAATACtaatcaaatttattttaaagtatatattttaatgaagaTCTAAactctaaatttttttttagtatgttatttttaaggATTTCGAATCCTTGGAAACAATAGATTGTCATGTAGAAAGTAGATATACATCGAATGCaaaatcaaaattttgtgaaCATGAATTTTATGATTCTAATAATAATCCAGATTACGGGTTTGTAAATACATGTAAGAGATTCGTAACACTTTTTGACACCTTAATGGAAAATTGTTCTAATGATGTAAATCTagtaaaagaaagaaaatatCCAGAATTCATGAACTTCTGGATAAACTATAAATTGAAAGAAACTGGTTATagtgaaaaagaacaaagacaattttatgaaaaaatggctagtaaCTATGATAAGTTCATAAATGATGAAATGataaagaataaattatatgttatagtagataaatattttaaaaatatggatACATTATATCagttaaataaaatgctaTATAGTCCatcagaagaaaaatataaaaactgtGATGATTTCATGGagccatttaaaaaaatatataatgaaggattaaaaaaatgctatcTTGATGGTGATGCTAATCTGGGTAAAGGATTACTAAGTTTCaagaatatatatgaagAAGGTAGAATAAAGCATGTGAAATtatgtaaagaaaaaggttTACCGCCTTTACCTGAATTGTCATTAATGGATACCAcagataataataaattaagaatTCTGCCAATGTGTTATGAATTACTTCAATATACTCCTATAAAATCAGTGGATCGTCTTCCTAAAATAAcagataaaaatgtatattatagtatattatttatatctatttatgttcatttatatgaaacataactatatattttttttat
Encoded proteins:
- a CDS encoding variable surface protein Vir5, putative (encoded by transcript PVX_021685A); translated protein: MSEKKPEDYVIFKDFESLETIDCHVESRYTSNAKSKFCEHEFYDSNNNPDYGFVNTCKRFVTLFDTLMENCSNDVNLVKERKYPEFMNFWINYKLKETGYSEKEQRQFYEKMASNYDKFINDEMIKNKLYVIVDKYFKNMDTLYQLNKMLYSPSEEKYKNCDDFMEPFKKIYNEGLKKCYLDGDANLGKGLLSFKNIYEEGRIKHVKLCKEKGLPPLPELSLMDTTDNNKLRILPMCYELLQYTPIKSVDRLPKITDKNYPDLYKLISLHYNFPFEYKEDEDKYLMIKILHHFIQYCNDNKNNLKLASFMKEFMSEYYTKYKDVYGNIFKVCKHKPNSRTYCELYDTCKGKFEKDLNIIEKNSDKYIEEQEEYIKNLSALDLWIIKAKAMFQDSEAMSRILPTVMSTMVAIVVCLFFLYKVFINYI